The following are encoded in a window of Corythoichthys intestinalis isolate RoL2023-P3 chromosome 8, ASM3026506v1, whole genome shotgun sequence genomic DNA:
- the golga7ba gene encoding golgin A7 family, member Ba isoform X2: MFHNLQELRHSASLANKVFIQRDYSEGTTCKFQTKFPSELESRIERTLFEDTVKTLNNYYAEAEKIGGQSYMEGCLACATAYLIFLCMETRYEKVLKKIAKYIQEQNEKIYAPRGLLITDPIERGMRVIEISIYEDRGSSGCSSGSSSVSSSTAR; encoded by the exons TTCCACAATCTACAGGAGTTGAGGCACAGTGCATCCCTGGCCAACAAAGTCTTCATCCAGAGAGATTATAGTGAAGGTACCACTTGCAAATTCCAAACAAAGTTCCCTTCTGAGCTGGAAAGCAGG ATTGAGCGGACTCTATTTGAAGACACTGTGAAGACCCTGAACAACTACTACGCCGAAGCAGAGAAGATCGGAGGCCAGTCCTACATGGAAGGCTGTCTGGCCTGTGCTACAGCATATCTTATCTTCCTCTGCATGGAAACGCGCTATGAGAAG GTATTGAAAAAGATTGCCAAGTACATTCAAGAGCAGAATGAAAAGATCTATGCTCCCAGGGGTCTTCTCATTACTGATCCCATAGAGAGGGGAATGCGAGTT ATAGAGATTTCCATTTATGAAGACAGGGGCTCCAGCGGCTGCAGCTCCGGCAGTAGTTCTGTGTCCAGCAGCACAGCTCGATGA
- the golga7ba gene encoding golgin A7 family, member Ba isoform X1 — MSVISARGDSNSNMATEFHNLQELRHSASLANKVFIQRDYSEGTTCKFQTKFPSELESRIERTLFEDTVKTLNNYYAEAEKIGGQSYMEGCLACATAYLIFLCMETRYEKVLKKIAKYIQEQNEKIYAPRGLLITDPIERGMRVIEISIYEDRGSSGCSSGSSSVSSSTAR, encoded by the exons TTCCACAATCTACAGGAGTTGAGGCACAGTGCATCCCTGGCCAACAAAGTCTTCATCCAGAGAGATTATAGTGAAGGTACCACTTGCAAATTCCAAACAAAGTTCCCTTCTGAGCTGGAAAGCAGG ATTGAGCGGACTCTATTTGAAGACACTGTGAAGACCCTGAACAACTACTACGCCGAAGCAGAGAAGATCGGAGGCCAGTCCTACATGGAAGGCTGTCTGGCCTGTGCTACAGCATATCTTATCTTCCTCTGCATGGAAACGCGCTATGAGAAG GTATTGAAAAAGATTGCCAAGTACATTCAAGAGCAGAATGAAAAGATCTATGCTCCCAGGGGTCTTCTCATTACTGATCCCATAGAGAGGGGAATGCGAGTT ATAGAGATTTCCATTTATGAAGACAGGGGCTCCAGCGGCTGCAGCTCCGGCAGTAGTTCTGTGTCCAGCAGCACAGCTCGATGA